From a single Aquincola tertiaricarbonis genomic region:
- a CDS encoding hemerythrin domain-containing protein — protein sequence MATAKKAAAKKVSKPRSTAKKALDAIKVLTQDHREVKLLFQEYEELVEQEADAEERQSLALHICALLSVHAQIEEEIFYPAVKAAIKETDLIHEATVEHASAKDLIAQIESAETPDELFDAKVKVLGEYVEHHVKEEESEMFPKARRAKIDLVDMVDQLQTRKGELLTEMGIEDLDLEQAT from the coding sequence ATGGCCACCGCAAAAAAGGCAGCTGCAAAAAAGGTTTCGAAGCCGCGTTCGACGGCCAAGAAAGCACTCGATGCCATTAAAGTGCTCACGCAGGACCACCGAGAGGTGAAGCTACTTTTCCAGGAGTATGAAGAACTGGTTGAACAGGAAGCGGATGCGGAAGAGCGTCAGTCGCTTGCGCTCCACATTTGCGCACTCCTGTCGGTTCATGCTCAAATCGAGGAGGAGATTTTTTATCCTGCTGTAAAGGCGGCAATCAAGGAAACTGACCTCATTCATGAGGCCACTGTGGAGCATGCGTCGGCCAAGGATTTGATCGCTCAAATCGAGTCAGCCGAGACCCCTGACGAACTGTTCGACGCCAAAGTCAAAGTTCTTGGGGAATACGTCGAGCATCACGTCAAAGAAGAAGAAAGCGAGATGTTCCCCAAAGCGCGTCGCGCAAAGATTGACCTTGTCGACATGGTTGACCAGCTTCAAACCCGCAAGGGCGAACTGTTGACAGAAATGGGAATCGAGGATCTGGATCTGGAGCAAGCCACATAG
- a CDS encoding catalase: protein MASETTVDAGQQLTSNQGLKIADNQNTLKAGVRGPSLLEDQLFREKMTAFDHERIPERVVHARGAAAHGYFQVYEPMSRWTRAGFLNDPRARTPVFVRFSTVAGSRGSADTARDVRGFAVKFYTQEGNFDLVGNNIPVFFIQDAIKFPDLVHAAKPEADKEIPQASTAHDTFWDFISLMPESTHMIMWVMSDRAIPRSYRMMEGFGVHSFRFIDARGTSRFVKFHWKPLNNGVHGLAWDEALKLGGMDPDFHRRDLADAIDAGAFPEWELGVQVVEEADAERLGFDLLDATKIIPEELVPVRPIGKMVLNRNPDNYFAETEQVAYHVGNLVPGIDVSEDPLLQGRMFSYVDTQLTRLGGPNFHEIPINRAVVPVHNMNRDGFHRQTISKGRINYEPSSIDAPAIKEVPAAQGGFASAAVPVSGTKLRKRSESFGDHYSQATLFWQSQTPVEQQHIVEALQFELGKVAVPAVRQRMLANLVNVDTGLAARVAEVLGQPVPPASPRTPARRYAPSPALSMIRRNNPKSIAGRQVAVLAAPGVDAAGLEAMKAALLSAGAKVKVLSTRLGAVRDAAGGSVPVDHLIVTMPSVVFDAVMVPGGAASAAALKGSADAVHFVREAFKHAKPIAGLGEASDFLSAAGVLPAQAPGTRRPGITLGDAASAATLAPAFIADIAVHRHWDRGGKDVVAA, encoded by the coding sequence TTGGCCTCTGAGACTACCGTCGACGCCGGCCAGCAGCTCACCAGCAACCAGGGCCTGAAGATCGCGGACAACCAGAACACGCTGAAGGCCGGCGTGCGCGGCCCCAGCCTGCTGGAAGACCAGTTGTTCCGCGAGAAGATGACCGCGTTCGACCATGAACGCATCCCCGAGCGGGTGGTGCATGCCCGCGGCGCCGCGGCGCACGGCTACTTCCAGGTCTATGAGCCGATGTCGCGCTGGACACGTGCCGGCTTCCTCAACGACCCGCGTGCACGCACGCCGGTGTTCGTGCGCTTTTCCACCGTGGCCGGCTCGCGCGGCTCGGCCGACACCGCGCGCGATGTGCGCGGCTTCGCGGTGAAGTTCTATACGCAGGAGGGCAACTTCGACCTGGTGGGCAACAACATCCCGGTGTTCTTCATCCAGGACGCCATCAAGTTCCCGGACCTGGTGCATGCCGCCAAGCCCGAGGCCGACAAGGAGATTCCGCAGGCGTCCACCGCCCACGACACCTTCTGGGACTTCATCTCGCTGATGCCCGAGAGCACGCACATGATCATGTGGGTGATGTCGGACCGGGCCATCCCGCGCTCCTACCGGATGATGGAAGGCTTCGGGGTGCACAGCTTCCGCTTCATCGACGCGCGCGGCACCAGCCGCTTCGTCAAGTTCCACTGGAAGCCGCTGAACAACGGCGTGCACGGCCTGGCCTGGGACGAAGCACTGAAGCTCGGCGGCATGGACCCCGACTTCCACCGCCGCGACCTGGCCGACGCCATCGACGCCGGCGCCTTCCCCGAATGGGAGCTGGGCGTGCAGGTGGTGGAGGAAGCCGATGCCGAGCGCCTGGGCTTCGACCTGCTGGACGCCACCAAGATCATCCCCGAGGAACTGGTGCCGGTGCGCCCCATCGGCAAGATGGTGCTCAACCGCAACCCGGACAATTACTTCGCCGAGACCGAGCAGGTGGCCTACCACGTGGGCAACCTGGTGCCGGGCATCGACGTCAGCGAAGACCCGCTGCTGCAGGGCCGCATGTTCTCGTACGTGGACACCCAGCTCACCCGGCTGGGCGGCCCCAACTTCCACGAGATCCCGATCAACCGCGCGGTGGTGCCGGTGCACAACATGAACCGCGACGGCTTCCACCGCCAGACGATCAGCAAGGGCCGCATCAACTACGAGCCCAGCTCGATCGATGCGCCAGCAATCAAGGAGGTGCCGGCCGCGCAGGGTGGCTTTGCCAGTGCGGCGGTGCCCGTCAGCGGCACCAAGCTGCGCAAGCGCTCGGAGTCGTTCGGCGACCATTACTCGCAGGCCACGCTGTTCTGGCAGAGCCAGACGCCGGTGGAGCAGCAGCACATCGTCGAGGCGCTGCAGTTCGAGCTGGGCAAGGTGGCGGTGCCCGCAGTGCGACAGCGCATGCTGGCCAACCTGGTAAACGTGGACACGGGCCTGGCCGCCCGCGTGGCCGAGGTGCTGGGCCAGCCGGTCCCGCCGGCCAGCCCGCGCACGCCGGCCCGGCGTTATGCGCCTTCGCCGGCACTGAGCATGATCCGGCGCAACAACCCGAAGTCCATCGCCGGCCGTCAAGTGGCCGTGCTGGCGGCGCCAGGCGTGGACGCTGCAGGGTTGGAAGCGATGAAGGCCGCGCTACTGAGCGCCGGTGCCAAGGTGAAGGTGCTGTCGACGCGGCTGGGCGCAGTGCGTGATGCCGCGGGCGGCAGCGTGCCGGTGGATCACCTGATCGTCACCATGCCCTCGGTGGTGTTCGATGCGGTGATGGTGCCCGGCGGTGCGGCAAGCGCGGCAGCACTTAAGGGCTCGGCGGATGCGGTGCACTTTGTGCGTGAGGCCTTCAAGCATGCCAAGCCGATTGCCGGCCTAGGCGAGGCCTCGGACTTCCTGAGCGCAGCCGGCGTGCTGCCGGCGCAGGCGCCGGGAACGCGGCGCCCGGGTATCACCCTCGGCGATGCAGCCAGTGCTGCGACGCTCGCCCCGGCCTTTATTGCCGACATCGCCGTGCACCGCCATTGGGACCGCGGCGGCAAGGACGTGGTCGCAGCGTGA
- a CDS encoding IS5 family transposase — MATDDFFRARLDQMIDLRHALAVLATRMPWAQIEASLAPVFAHRDRKGRPVEGSDLFGPSLAVAGAGVSNAGRPRLPIRLMVALLYLKHAYNESDESVVVRWSQDVYFQFFSGQVYFEPRLPCDPAQISRFRRVLGEAGVEQLLKTTIEAAVAMGAVKKTEFERVIVDSTVQSKAIAHPTDSRLLELAREKIARLAKRAGIQLKQTHQHEGQTLRRRAGGYAHAKQFKRLRAVLKRQRTILGRLLREVRRKMGGLADETRASLDTWVERAERIHRQRPKDKNKLYALHAPEAECIGKGKARQPYEFGVKVSLAVTHQHGLMVGARSFPGNPYDGHTLAAQIEQTTNLLQDIGVKPTAAIVDLGYRGVDKDVAPVEVIHRGKFKSLSPRQRTWLKRRQAIEPLIGHTKADHRMDRCWLKGAEGDALHAVLCAAGFNIRWLLRAIARLGLGGVLLALSAMALYAAAMAEVLRHPVSCAEVALEP, encoded by the coding sequence ATGGCCACCGACGACTTCTTTCGCGCCCGGCTCGATCAGATGATCGACCTGCGCCACGCGCTGGCGGTGCTGGCCACGCGCATGCCGTGGGCGCAGATCGAGGCTTCGCTGGCGCCGGTGTTCGCGCACCGGGATCGCAAGGGCCGGCCGGTGGAAGGCTCTGACCTGTTCGGCCCCAGCCTGGCGGTGGCCGGTGCCGGCGTCAGCAACGCCGGCCGCCCGCGTTTGCCCATCCGGCTGATGGTGGCGCTGCTGTACCTCAAGCACGCCTACAACGAGAGCGACGAGTCGGTGGTCGTGCGCTGGTCGCAGGACGTGTACTTCCAGTTCTTCAGCGGGCAGGTCTACTTTGAGCCGCGCCTGCCCTGTGACCCGGCGCAGATCAGCCGCTTCCGTCGGGTGCTGGGCGAGGCCGGTGTCGAGCAGTTGCTCAAGACCACCATCGAGGCGGCGGTGGCCATGGGCGCAGTCAAGAAGACCGAGTTCGAGCGCGTGATCGTGGACTCCACCGTGCAGAGCAAGGCCATCGCCCACCCCACCGACAGCCGGCTGCTGGAGCTGGCGCGCGAGAAGATCGCCCGGCTGGCCAAGCGCGCGGGCATCCAGCTCAAGCAGACCCACCAGCACGAGGGCCAGACGCTGCGACGGCGCGCGGGCGGTTATGCCCATGCCAAGCAGTTCAAGCGGCTGCGGGCCGTGCTCAAGCGCCAGCGCACGATCCTGGGCCGACTGCTGCGCGAGGTGCGCCGCAAGATGGGCGGCCTGGCCGACGAGACCCGCGCCAGTTTGGACACCTGGGTTGAGCGCGCCGAGCGCATCCACCGGCAGCGGCCCAAGGACAAGAACAAGCTGTATGCCCTGCACGCACCGGAGGCCGAGTGCATCGGCAAGGGCAAGGCCCGCCAGCCCTACGAGTTCGGCGTGAAGGTGAGCCTAGCCGTCACCCACCAGCACGGCCTGATGGTGGGCGCGCGCAGCTTCCCAGGCAACCCGTACGACGGCCACACGCTGGCCGCGCAGATCGAGCAGACCACCAACCTGCTGCAGGACATCGGCGTCAAGCCCACCGCCGCCATCGTGGACCTGGGCTACCGGGGCGTGGACAAGGACGTGGCGCCGGTGGAGGTGATCCACCGCGGCAAGTTCAAGTCGCTCAGCCCCAGGCAGCGGACTTGGTTGAAGCGCAGACAGGCCATCGAACCGTTGATCGGCCACACCAAGGCCGACCACCGGATGGACCGGTGCTGGCTCAAGGGCGCGGAAGGCGACGCGCTGCATGCGGTGCTGTGCGCGGCGGGCTTCAACATCCGCTGGCTGCTGCGGGCCATCGCCCGGCTGGGCCTGGGTGGCGTTTTGTTGGCCTTGTCCGCGATGGCGCTGTATGCGGCGGCCATGGCGGAAGTGCTGCGTCATCCAGTCTCCTGCGCTGAAGTCGCGCTGGAGCCGTGA
- a CDS encoding DUF3391 domain-containing protein — MAVADLQLGMHLHAFDSSWVRHPFWKSRFVLTDPDDLRAAHGSGINECWIDTSLGLDVGTSRSQPLSHPSQRLTSRAQPPLRALALHR; from the coding sequence ATCGCTGTTGCTGACCTTCAGCTGGGTATGCATCTGCACGCCTTCGATAGTTCTTGGGTGCGGCATCCGTTCTGGAAGTCGCGCTTTGTGCTGACCGATCCTGACGACCTACGCGCAGCGCACGGCAGCGGTATCAATGAGTGTTGGATCGATACCAGCCTTGGGCTTGACGTGGGAACGTCAAGAAGCCAACCGCTGTCCCACCCGTCGCAACGACTGACGTCGCGAGCACAACCACCGCTTCGTGCCCTAGCTCTGCACCGTTAA
- a CDS encoding IS5 family transposase (programmed frameshift), whose protein sequence is MKQLGLGLNLSTKRTRKREFLDEMERVVPWAALVQVAEPYYPKAKTGRPPFGIETMLRIHYLQQWFALSDPAMEEALHDMPVFREFAKLGDGVTRLPDETTILRFRHLLEKHDLATDMLRVVNDILQAKGVMMKKGTVVDATLIAAPSSTKNAEGERDPEMKQAKKGNQWYFGMKAHIGVDAHSGLVHSVVGTAASVNDVTQAGSLLHGEEEAAFGDAGYQGVHKRPEAAGPAWHVAMRPGLRRKLNPFIEPQFIAEQIERAKASVRAKVEHPFGVLKRQFGYTKVRYRGLKKNTAQIVTLFALGNLWTARRRLMGATG, encoded by the exons ATGAAACAGCTCGGACTTGGCCTGAACCTGTCGACCAAGAGGACGCGCAAGCGCGAGTTCCTCGACGAGATGGAGCGCGTGGTGCCGTGGGCGGCGTTGGTGCAGGTGGCGGAACCCTACTACCCCAAGGCCAAGACGGGCCGCCCGCCGTTTGGCATCGAGACCATGCTGCGCATCCACTATCTGCAGCAATGGTTTGCGCTGTCGGACCCGGCGATGGAAGAAGCGCTGCACGACATGCCGGTGTTCCGGGAGTTCGCCAAGCTGGGTGACGGTGTGACCCGCCTGCCCGACGAGACCACGATCCTGCGGTTTCGGCACCTGCTTGAGAAGCATGACCTGGCCACCGACATGCTGCGGGTGGTCAACGACATCCTGCAGGCCAAGGGCGTGATGATGAAGAAGGGCACCGTGGTCGACGCCACGCTGATCGCGGCCCCCAGTTCCACCAAGAACGCCGAAGGCGAGCGCGACCCGGAGATGAAGCAGGCCAAGAAGGGCAACCAGTGGTATTTCGGCATGAAGGCACATATCGGCGTGGATGCGCACTCGGGCCTGGTGCACAGCGTGGTGGGAACGGCCGCCAGCGTCAACGATGTGACGCAGGCCGGCTCGCTGTTGCACGGCGAGGAAGAGGCCGCCTTCGGTGACGCTGGCTACCAGGGCGTGCACAAGCGGCCAGAGGCTGCCGGCCCGGCCTGGCACGTCGCCATGAGGCCAGGGCTGCGTCGCAAGCTCAACCCGTTCATCGAGCCGCAGTTCATCGCCGAGCAGATCGAGCGGGCCAAGGCCAGCGTGAGAGCAAAGGTCGAGCACCCGTTCG GCGTGCTCAAGCGGCAGTTCGGCTACACGAAGGTGCGCTACCGCGGGCTGAAGAAGAACACCGCGCAGATCGTCACGCTGTTCGCGCTGGGCAACCTCTGGACGGCACGGCGGCGATTGATGGGAGCCACGGGATGA
- the rpoN gene encoding RNA polymerase factor sigma-54 — protein MRRATSITADGSPWSQRAGSERSRHNRPEQGIRLLGSPGTPTAHTRSRHAMPAGGTSNVGTPGLHLVGQQVQSQKLSPRMQRAVRMLQMSSLDYAHELNEALARNPFLEDEADGDAPALPPTLEALASPALTTEIATNKDDLPSHDVADGLETLTRAEESVADLNDWPDASPARVESGSVTAVDMASSTGGLADHLHRQIGLRKLSQRQWALAHALVDLLEEDGYLRTDPELLTGAEWLDPPATAQEVQDALGIVQSLDPVGIGARSLQECLLLQARQIEDGSVAELATRIISGHLKLVANRDLPNLERHLQASQKDIEKACSAIRSFDPKPGLQHSTEQVQYIVPDVIARRHRGRWIAVLNPAVVPRMHVNRRLIELYKSNKRGSCGRLTEHLAEAQWLTRNIEQRFCTIVAVAQAVLDRQRHFIDYGEMGLKPLSLSEISAAVGVHQSTVSRVTCNKYISTPVGMYELKHFFSRAMVMPGGAEMSGKAIRSLLRDLIAEEPANKPLTDSDITKLLARQGLKLARRTVTKYRQALHIAPAGLRKAQAA, from the coding sequence ATGAGAAGGGCTACCTCGATCACTGCAGACGGTTCGCCTTGGAGTCAGCGCGCAGGATCAGAGAGGTCAAGGCACAACCGGCCTGAACAAGGCATCCGCCTCCTAGGGAGCCCGGGCACACCTACTGCTCACACGCGCTCGCGGCACGCGATGCCGGCAGGAGGAACGTCAAACGTGGGAACACCTGGTCTACACCTTGTTGGGCAGCAAGTTCAAAGTCAGAAGCTGTCTCCGCGCATGCAGCGGGCCGTCAGGATGCTGCAGATGTCGTCACTGGACTATGCACATGAGCTGAACGAAGCACTGGCCCGGAACCCGTTTCTGGAGGACGAAGCCGACGGTGACGCGCCGGCGTTGCCCCCTACGCTGGAAGCGTTGGCCAGCCCCGCCCTGACTACAGAGATAGCAACCAACAAGGACGACCTTCCCTCTCATGACGTCGCAGACGGCTTGGAGACGTTGACCAGGGCCGAAGAGTCGGTAGCAGATCTCAATGATTGGCCGGACGCGTCACCTGCACGCGTGGAAAGCGGCAGCGTGACGGCCGTTGACATGGCGTCGAGCACAGGCGGACTGGCAGACCACCTTCATCGCCAAATCGGTCTGCGGAAGCTGAGCCAGCGGCAGTGGGCACTTGCCCATGCCCTGGTCGACTTGTTAGAAGAAGATGGGTACCTCCGCACTGACCCGGAACTGCTAACAGGGGCTGAATGGCTAGACCCTCCGGCGACCGCTCAAGAGGTTCAAGACGCTTTGGGTATCGTTCAAAGCCTGGATCCGGTCGGCATTGGAGCGCGTTCCTTGCAGGAATGCTTGCTTCTTCAAGCTCGCCAGATAGAGGACGGCAGCGTTGCGGAACTAGCCACGCGGATCATCTCCGGCCACTTGAAGCTGGTGGCCAATCGAGATCTACCCAATCTTGAGCGTCACCTGCAAGCTTCACAAAAGGACATTGAAAAGGCGTGTTCAGCTATTCGATCCTTTGATCCTAAGCCAGGGCTTCAGCACAGCACGGAACAAGTTCAATACATCGTGCCAGACGTGATTGCCCGGCGCCATCGCGGGCGCTGGATTGCGGTCCTGAATCCCGCAGTGGTCCCCCGCATGCACGTCAATAGACGTCTAATCGAACTTTACAAGTCAAATAAGCGCGGAAGCTGCGGCAGACTCACAGAGCACCTGGCAGAAGCTCAGTGGTTGACGCGGAACATCGAGCAAAGATTTTGCACGATTGTGGCTGTTGCTCAAGCAGTATTGGACCGCCAAAGACATTTCATTGATTATGGGGAAATGGGGCTTAAGCCTTTGTCACTCAGTGAAATCTCCGCTGCGGTCGGGGTTCATCAATCTACAGTTTCTCGGGTCACTTGTAACAAGTATATTTCCACGCCCGTGGGAATGTATGAACTCAAGCACTTCTTTTCAAGAGCAATGGTGATGCCGGGTGGCGCCGAAATGTCCGGCAAGGCTATTCGTAGCCTGTTGCGGGACCTTATTGCAGAAGAGCCTGCGAACAAACCCCTCACAGATTCCGATATCACGAAACTCCTGGCTCGTCAGGGTTTGAAGTTGGCTCGCCGCACGGTGACCAAGTATCGACAAGCCTTGCATATTGCCCCGGCAGGACTGCGTAAAGCACAAGCAGCTTAG
- the lysM gene encoding peptidoglycan-binding protein LysM, whose product MGLMSFIKEAGEKLFHIGEAKAAAPAAAPASGAAPAAPAVDVAALNEKAGAAITNYVKSQNLPTDGIDIRFDGATGTVTVSGTVPDQTTKEKLLLCCGNVLYVAGVNDMLVVAQAAAPESQWYTVVSGDNLSKIAKQFYGNPNKYPVIFEANKPMLTHPDKIYPGQMLRIPPAA is encoded by the coding sequence ATGGGTCTGATGTCATTCATCAAGGAAGCCGGCGAGAAGCTGTTCCACATCGGCGAAGCCAAGGCGGCAGCACCGGCCGCCGCACCCGCATCCGGCGCTGCACCGGCCGCACCTGCGGTCGATGTGGCCGCACTGAACGAGAAGGCCGGCGCGGCCATCACCAACTACGTGAAGTCGCAGAACTTGCCCACCGACGGCATCGACATCAGGTTCGACGGCGCCACTGGCACGGTGACGGTCAGCGGCACCGTGCCCGACCAGACCACCAAGGAAAAGTTGTTGCTGTGCTGCGGCAACGTTCTATACGTGGCCGGCGTGAACGACATGTTGGTGGTGGCGCAGGCCGCCGCGCCGGAATCGCAGTGGTACACCGTGGTGTCGGGCGACAACTTGTCCAAGATCGCCAAGCAGTTTTACGGCAACCCTAACAAGTACCCCGTGATCTTCGAGGCCAACAAGCCGATGCTCACTCACCCCGACAAGATCTATCCTGGGCAGATGCTGCGCATCCCGCCCGCGGCCTGA
- a CDS encoding HD-GYP domain-containing protein translates to MTIIESARRAHRIALCRPSLGLDADGCREAGLAGLLHDMGKATMPLTILNKPGKLTDEEFTVMRSHPERGYELLTGGTAPQSALDVCLHHHERIDGTGYPHQLAGAQISQLARMGAICDVYDAITSQRPYKAGWDPAESIARMISWKGHFDEKMMGAFVKSLGIYPIGSLVKLESGKLAVVVEQNPTSLTTPVVKAFFSTRSNMPISVTSIDLSHSGARERIVGREPTSNWNFPHLAELWAGDLATARR, encoded by the coding sequence TTGACGATCATCGAATCGGCTCGACGGGCGCATCGCATCGCGTTGTGCAGACCTTCCCTAGGGCTCGATGCTGACGGCTGCCGTGAAGCCGGGTTGGCTGGACTGCTCCACGATATGGGCAAGGCCACGATGCCGCTCACCATCCTCAACAAGCCTGGCAAACTCACTGATGAGGAGTTCACAGTGATGCGCAGTCACCCAGAACGTGGCTATGAACTCTTGACGGGTGGCACCGCTCCTCAGAGCGCCCTGGATGTCTGCCTCCACCACCACGAACGAATCGATGGCACCGGCTATCCGCACCAGCTGGCTGGGGCTCAGATTTCGCAGCTGGCCCGCATGGGCGCCATCTGCGACGTCTATGACGCCATTACCTCCCAACGCCCCTACAAGGCAGGATGGGACCCGGCCGAATCGATAGCCCGCATGATTTCCTGGAAAGGCCATTTCGATGAAAAGATGATGGGCGCTTTCGTGAAAAGCCTCGGCATCTATCCGATCGGATCCCTCGTGAAACTTGAGTCGGGCAAGTTAGCTGTGGTTGTCGAGCAAAATCCGACTTCGCTGACCACCCCGGTTGTCAAGGCGTTTTTTTCGACCCGGTCCAACATGCCGATCAGCGTGACAAGTATTGACTTATCGCACTCGGGAGCACGAGAGCGAATCGTTGGCC
- a CDS encoding IS5 family transposase has product MKQLGLGLNLSTKKTRKREFLEEMERVVPWSALMQVVEPYYPKAKTGRPPFPIETMLRVHYLQQWFALSDPAMEEALHDMPVFREFARLGEGVERLPDETTILRFRHLLEKHDLATDMLRVVNDILQAKGLMMKKGTVVDATLIAAPSSTKNAEGERDPEMKQAKKGNQWYFGMKAHIGVDAHSGLVHSVVGTAASVNDVTQAGALLHGDEEVAFGDAGYQGVHKRIEAQGPQWHVAMRPGLRRKLNPFIAPHFEALSLEKWKASIRAKVEHPFRVIKRQFGYTKVRYRGLAKNTAQIATLFALSNLWMARRQLIGAQG; this is encoded by the coding sequence ATGAAGCAGCTCGGACTTGGCCTGAACCTGTCGACGAAGAAGACCCGAAAGCGCGAGTTCCTCGAAGAGATGGAACGCGTGGTGCCGTGGTCGGCGCTGATGCAGGTGGTGGAGCCGTACTACCCCAAGGCCAAGACCGGACGGCCGCCGTTTCCCATCGAGACCATGCTGCGAGTTCACTACCTGCAGCAATGGTTCGCGCTGTCCGACCCGGCGATGGAAGAGGCGCTGCACGACATGCCCGTCTTCCGTGAGTTCGCTCGTTTGGGCGAAGGTGTCGAGCGATTGCCCGACGAGACCACCATCCTGAGGTTTCGGCACCTGCTGGAGAAGCACGATTTGGCCACCGACATGCTGCGGGTGGTCAACGACATCCTCCAGGCCAAGGGCCTGATGATGAAGAAGGGCACCGTCGTCGACGCCACCTTGATCGCCGCGCCGAGTTCGACCAAGAACGCCGAGGGCGAGCGGGACCCCGAGATGAAGCAGGCCAAGAAGGGCAACCAGTGGTACTTCGGCATGAAGGCCCACATCGGCGTGGACGCGCACTCCGGCTTGGTGCACAGCGTCGTGGGCACGGCCGCCAGCGTCAACGACGTGACGCAGGCCGGCGCACTGCTGCACGGTGACGAGGAGGTCGCCTTTGGAGACGCGGGCTACCAAGGCGTGCACAAGCGCATCGAAGCCCAGGGGCCGCAGTGGCACGTGGCCATGCGGCCAGGGTTGCGGCGCAAGCTCAACCCGTTCATCGCGCCGCACTTCGAGGCGCTGAGCCTGGAGAAGTGGAAGGCAAGCATCCGGGCCAAGGTCGAGCATCCGTTCCGGGTAATCAAGCGGCAGTTCGGCTACACAAAGGTTCGCTACCGAGGATTGGCCAAGAACACGGCGCAGATCGCCACGCTCTTCGCGCTGTCAAACCTGTGGATGGCGAGGCGGCAGCTGATCGGAGCGCAGGGATGA
- a CDS encoding DUF2252 domain-containing protein → MARSAHAYVRGKRPSFMNGWTRTPAAHCRKVPPYWICGDCHVGNLGPVANAEGDVEIQIRDFDQTVIGNPAHDLIRLGLSLAMAVRSSDLPGVTTALMIEQMMVGYRKAFHPVAEPNRNESRPGVVLVALKEASRRTWRHLAQERIQGKTVRIPLGRRFWPVTSQERSDIEALLLQPGLLSLATQLRRRATDAPVELLDVAYWKKGCSSLGKLRYAALLDVGGRATRGQDLCLLDIKEAVKAAAPRYEDAVMPREYAQRVVEGARQLSPHLGERMVSARLGSSSVFVRELLPEDLKLEFAHITPEESRRAARYLARIVGRAHARQLDDSERLAWKRELKRHRSRQLEAPSWLWNSVVDLVGTHEKGYLDHCRRFALESARRIREVKAQPA, encoded by the coding sequence ATGGCACGGTCAGCGCATGCCTATGTGCGAGGCAAACGGCCAAGTTTTATGAATGGCTGGACGCGAACCCCCGCAGCGCATTGCCGGAAGGTCCCTCCATATTGGATCTGCGGCGATTGTCACGTTGGCAACCTCGGGCCGGTGGCAAACGCTGAAGGCGATGTGGAAATCCAAATTCGTGACTTTGATCAAACCGTTATCGGAAACCCGGCCCACGACCTGATACGGCTTGGCTTGTCTTTGGCGATGGCAGTGCGGAGCTCAGACCTTCCAGGCGTTACCACCGCACTGATGATCGAACAGATGATGGTGGGGTACCGCAAGGCGTTCCACCCCGTCGCCGAGCCTAATCGCAACGAGTCGCGGCCAGGGGTGGTTCTTGTGGCGCTGAAGGAGGCCAGCCGGCGCACATGGCGCCATCTGGCTCAGGAACGTATACAGGGCAAGACAGTTCGCATTCCCCTTGGCCGTCGGTTTTGGCCCGTGACTTCGCAGGAGCGCTCGGACATCGAAGCGTTGTTGCTGCAACCTGGTCTGCTGAGCCTGGCGACCCAACTTCGGCGTCGAGCCACCGATGCGCCTGTCGAGCTCTTGGATGTGGCGTACTGGAAGAAGGGGTGCAGTTCTTTGGGCAAGCTCCGGTACGCCGCGCTGCTCGACGTCGGGGGCCGGGCCACACGAGGCCAGGACCTTTGCCTGTTAGACATCAAGGAGGCTGTGAAAGCAGCCGCCCCCCGCTATGAGGACGCGGTCATGCCGCGTGAGTACGCGCAACGAGTGGTCGAAGGCGCTCGGCAACTGTCACCGCACTTGGGTGAACGCATGGTGTCGGCTCGCTTGGGTTCCAGCTCGGTGTTCGTCCGCGAGTTGTTGCCGGAAGATCTGAAGCTGGAGTTCGCGCACATCACACCTGAAGAGTCGCGACGTGCCGCTCGTTACCTCGCACGCATCGTTGGGCGAGCGCACGCTCGGCAGTTGGACGATAGCGAACGACTTGCCTGGAAACGAGAACTCAAGCGCCACCGCAGCCGACAGCTGGAGGCACCCTCGTGGCTGTGGAACAGCGTCGTCGACTTGGTGGGCACCCATGAGAAGGGCTACCTCGATCACTGCAGACGGTTCGCCTTGGAGTCAGCGCGCAGGATCAGAGAGGTCAAGGCACAACCGGCCTGA